A single window of Pseudarthrobacter defluvii DNA harbors:
- the nrdI gene encoding class Ib ribonucleoside-diphosphate reductase assembly flavoprotein NrdI yields the protein MEVSPPAADQSAPGQALTGSQLIYFSSTSENTSRFIAKLGREVARIPLYAKDAPLLAARPFVLVVPTYGGTGGEGSVPKQVIRFLNNPQNRKLLRGVIGAGNTNFGDNYCMAADIIAAKCHVPRLYRFELMGTPEDVTRVNQGLDTFWTRLSQTQK from the coding sequence GTGGAGGTGTCCCCGCCGGCCGCAGATCAGAGCGCTCCCGGGCAGGCTCTCACCGGGAGCCAGCTCATCTACTTTTCCTCCACATCCGAGAACACCAGCCGCTTCATTGCGAAGCTTGGCCGCGAGGTGGCCCGGATCCCGCTTTATGCAAAGGACGCACCCCTCCTTGCCGCCCGGCCGTTCGTGCTGGTAGTGCCTACCTATGGCGGCACCGGGGGAGAGGGGTCCGTTCCCAAGCAGGTCATCCGGTTCCTGAACAACCCGCAGAACAGAAAACTGCTCCGCGGTGTTATCGGCGCCGGCAACACAAACTTCGGGGACAACTACTGCATGGCCGCGGATATCATTGCCGCCAAATGCCACGTACCCCGCCTTTATCGATTCGAACTTATGGGAACGCCGGAAGACGTCACCCGGGTCAACCAAGGATTGGACACGTTTTGGACACGACTGTCGCAGACACAGAAGTAA
- the nrdH gene encoding glutaredoxin-like protein NrdH — protein MTVTVYTKPACVQCNATYRALDKKGITYQSVDISQDAEALERLKALGYMQAPVVVTDQDHWSGFRPDKIEELALSADSSVA, from the coding sequence ATGACCGTAACGGTTTACACGAAGCCTGCTTGTGTTCAGTGCAACGCCACCTACCGTGCGCTCGATAAAAAGGGCATCACCTACCAGAGCGTTGACATCTCCCAGGACGCCGAGGCACTCGAGCGCCTGAAGGCACTGGGCTACATGCAGGCTCCCGTTGTGGTCACCGACCAGGACCACTGGTCCGGCTTCCGTCCGGACAAGATCGAGGAGCTGGCCCTCTCTGCCGATTCCTCAGTGGCCTAG
- a CDS encoding universal stress protein: protein MTQEPEAVVAGYDGSDEAAAAVRWAARHARALNCALHVVHCSLWPLLTKHLGPVPGVSGSGLEQSAQAILEEGVAHAAAEVPGLKIKSTLVHGLPAQLLAQVSAGGRLLVVGSRGLGGFLGLLVGSVSLELAATATCPVAVIRQDLHPDGPVVAAVDASGSPGVLAEACALAAAWHASLTVVHVRHQPPGYRRQESQDAEADARDILASALTDARAMAPSINVDGRMLTDSSVPHAILQAAAEARMVVVGSQGRGLLRETIGSTAHAVLHHAQGPVLISRRSV, encoded by the coding sequence GTGACGCAGGAACCAGAAGCCGTAGTGGCCGGCTATGACGGATCGGATGAGGCAGCTGCCGCTGTCCGCTGGGCAGCCCGGCACGCCCGCGCCCTGAACTGCGCCCTCCACGTGGTGCATTGTTCCCTGTGGCCGCTGCTCACCAAACACCTTGGTCCGGTTCCCGGCGTGTCAGGCAGCGGCCTGGAACAGTCCGCCCAGGCCATCCTGGAAGAAGGCGTGGCCCATGCAGCAGCGGAAGTACCGGGCCTGAAGATCAAGAGCACCCTGGTCCACGGGCTGCCGGCACAGCTCCTGGCGCAGGTCTCCGCGGGCGGAAGACTGCTGGTCGTCGGCAGCCGCGGCCTGGGAGGTTTCCTGGGCCTGCTGGTGGGGTCGGTCAGCCTGGAACTGGCAGCAACCGCCACTTGCCCCGTCGCCGTGATCCGGCAGGACCTCCATCCGGACGGGCCGGTCGTTGCCGCCGTCGATGCCTCAGGTTCACCCGGAGTGCTGGCTGAAGCATGCGCCCTGGCAGCGGCGTGGCACGCATCCCTAACGGTTGTCCACGTCCGCCACCAGCCCCCGGGCTACCGCCGGCAGGAGAGCCAGGACGCCGAGGCTGACGCCCGGGACATCCTGGCATCCGCTTTGACCGATGCGCGGGCCATGGCCCCCAGTATCAACGTTGACGGCAGGATGCTGACGGACAGCTCGGTTCCACACGCCATCCTGCAGGCCGCGGCAGAAGCCCGGATGGTGGTGGTGGGATCCCAGGGCCGGGGGCTCCTCAGGGAAACCATCGGATCCACCGCCCACGCAGTTCTGCACCACGCCCAAGGTCCGGTCCTCATATCCCGGCGCAGCGTCTAA
- a CDS encoding maleylpyruvate isomerase N-terminal domain-containing protein, translating into MTTQRRDGDVTTIARIGHSEAMELAAEENRRFLLLLEQLGPEHWGMPTDCTRWSVRDVTVHVIASAEAQASPREFLRQAWQGRKLLSQNSSQHWATRHHDPFSLILTGPAGGRFRRRADNSDDLEIDAIECCRILSGRGRPQGVLRHPLPL; encoded by the coding sequence ATGACTACACAGCGGCGTGATGGTGATGTCACGACCATTGCGCGCATTGGCCACAGCGAGGCGATGGAGCTCGCAGCAGAGGAAAACCGCCGTTTCCTACTGCTGCTCGAGCAGCTTGGCCCGGAGCATTGGGGCATGCCAACCGACTGCACCCGTTGGTCCGTCCGTGACGTTACTGTTCACGTCATAGCCTCGGCCGAGGCTCAGGCATCGCCCCGCGAGTTCCTGCGCCAGGCATGGCAGGGCCGGAAACTCCTTAGCCAAAATAGCTCACAGCATTGGGCGACCCGGCATCACGACCCGTTCTCTCTTATTCTTACCGGACCCGCCGGTGGCCGGTTCCGCCGGCGGGCCGACAACAGTGATGACCTAGAGATCGATGCCATCGAGTGCTGCAGGATCCTCTCCGGTCGGGGAAGGCCGCAAGGCGTGCTGCGGCACCCGCTGCCGCTGTAA
- a CDS encoding alpha/beta hydrolase codes for MAVAARSDGAYPLARRARGALRRVPVWTWRLLMRSVSPRERVRFNTDPVSEVAYVHDLDYVGDGLRAHRLDVVAPLPPAHASAEGVIPSGGLLPVYVYFHGGGWTSGDKSALTKYCANQALGGMVVVNVNYRHAPRFNMGHVLEDANAALAWVAANIGEYGGDPARLVLGGDSAGGQISALLTAISLRAELAAHYSLLPAVPSGHVKGLVQHCSAVDFSVFFDRGFVLSLNFVRMLLPARAALTPLRLRSAAAFLSPIEWLDGSHPPVFVTTSERDFFYRSNLNFIERLQEHGVPVDVLIYPWASVNTEHTWQQDYRYPESQEVYRRLHAFVGNVARLPAAAD; via the coding sequence ATGGCGGTGGCTGCCCGTTCCGATGGCGCATACCCTTTGGCCCGCCGGGCCCGGGGTGCGTTGCGCCGCGTGCCCGTGTGGACGTGGCGACTGCTGATGCGTTCCGTCAGTCCACGGGAGCGGGTACGGTTCAACACGGATCCCGTCAGCGAGGTGGCGTACGTCCACGACCTCGACTATGTGGGAGATGGGCTGCGCGCCCACCGCCTGGATGTGGTGGCGCCCCTGCCCCCTGCACACGCTTCGGCTGAGGGGGTAATCCCCAGCGGCGGACTCCTCCCGGTCTACGTCTACTTCCACGGCGGAGGATGGACCTCGGGAGACAAGTCGGCCCTGACCAAGTACTGCGCCAACCAGGCACTCGGCGGAATGGTGGTGGTCAACGTCAACTACCGGCACGCTCCCCGCTTCAACATGGGGCACGTGCTCGAGGACGCGAACGCTGCGCTCGCGTGGGTTGCGGCCAACATCGGGGAGTACGGCGGCGACCCTGCCCGCCTGGTCCTGGGCGGGGACTCAGCGGGCGGGCAGATCTCGGCCCTGCTCACCGCCATCAGCCTGCGGGCTGAGCTCGCAGCGCACTACTCGCTTCTGCCGGCCGTTCCATCGGGGCATGTGAAAGGGCTTGTCCAGCACTGCAGTGCCGTTGACTTCTCCGTGTTTTTCGACCGGGGCTTTGTCCTCAGCCTGAACTTCGTCCGCATGTTGCTGCCAGCCAGGGCTGCCCTGACGCCTCTGCGCCTGCGGTCCGCGGCAGCCTTCCTGTCCCCGATCGAATGGCTGGACGGGAGCCATCCGCCGGTGTTTGTCACCACTTCCGAGCGGGACTTCTTCTACCGTTCCAACCTCAATTTCATCGAGCGGCTGCAGGAACACGGTGTTCCCGTGGATGTCCTCATCTACCCCTGGGCCAGCGTGAATACCGAACATACCTGGCAACAGGATTACCGCTATCCCGAATCGCAGGAGGTGTACCGGCGCCTCCATGCGTTCGTGGGTAACGTGGCGCGGCTGCCCGCTGCCGCTGACTAG
- a CDS encoding HNH endonuclease, whose translation MAAVIIGCGTNGLVSWDYRAAVERVTESGRVVERWRLDHRPDVSPGTEAWLLLHGSNEAGSGLIGHGVVTSEPYQLTAGTDPGAGGWFIAVAFDALLPLGEQILPRILGDALPGEHWPRADRPSLVALPPSYEPALRRVWRDYGPTTADPAEVAAGTLPPGAVSTVQVSRYERDPDARRICLAFHGTSCAACGFSFESAYGTPAAEALAVHHVVPPEMLGSGYQLDPITDLVPLCQNCHAVSHTVNPPRTVSELRGIISASGHAVRGEVVSALALQAQDDARRIMEGGHA comes from the coding sequence GTGGCTGCCGTAATCATTGGCTGCGGCACAAACGGACTGGTCAGCTGGGACTACCGTGCCGCCGTCGAGCGCGTCACGGAGTCCGGCAGGGTGGTGGAGCGCTGGCGCCTGGACCACCGCCCTGATGTCAGCCCGGGCACCGAAGCGTGGCTCCTGCTGCACGGCAGCAATGAAGCGGGCAGCGGCCTGATCGGTCACGGCGTGGTGACCTCCGAGCCTTATCAGCTCACCGCAGGCACTGATCCCGGGGCTGGAGGATGGTTCATCGCGGTCGCCTTCGACGCACTGCTTCCATTGGGCGAACAGATACTCCCCCGCATCCTTGGCGATGCCCTCCCCGGTGAGCACTGGCCCAGGGCGGACCGCCCATCCTTGGTGGCCTTGCCGCCGTCGTACGAGCCCGCCCTGCGCCGGGTGTGGCGTGACTACGGGCCCACGACGGCGGATCCAGCGGAGGTGGCCGCCGGCACGTTGCCGCCGGGCGCCGTCAGCACCGTTCAGGTGAGCCGCTACGAACGGGACCCGGACGCGCGGCGGATCTGCCTGGCCTTCCACGGCACATCCTGCGCGGCCTGCGGGTTTTCCTTCGAGTCCGCATACGGCACCCCCGCGGCAGAAGCCTTAGCGGTGCACCACGTGGTGCCGCCGGAGATGCTTGGCAGCGGATATCAACTCGACCCCATAACCGACCTCGTTCCGTTGTGCCAAAACTGCCACGCGGTGTCGCACACCGTGAACCCGCCGCGCACCGTGTCCGAACTCCGGGGCATCATCTCCGCCTCCGGGCATGCGGTGCGGGGCGAGGTGGTGAGCGCTTTGGCGCTGCAGGCCCAGGACGATGCGCGTCGGATTATGGAAGGCGGCCACGCGTAG
- a CDS encoding alpha/beta fold hydrolase yields MAEPGQREYGVDPDEFGSARVDAAALLDAELGDVDWSVPPPGAVHLTLNVPSGRLAAMALGNPDDPCVVLVPGATGSKEDFSLTMPDLAAAGYYVLTYDLAGQYQSASAGPENLVPPRKHYDYRLFVDDFVAVLESTATPVHVVAYSFAGIIAQLAYVERPDLFRSVTFLGCPPEPGQSFRGVNRIGRFSTWVNGRAGAALLIWGIRSGRVAHVPPGRQRFVNYRFRFTRRASIRDIYTLMQNVPDLRHELSEASIPKFVAVGEHDLWPLQLHRLFAQAIRARIGVYRGGHSPCETSPHEFSRDLLALYAKGEEA; encoded by the coding sequence ATGGCGGAGCCGGGCCAAAGAGAGTACGGGGTTGACCCTGACGAGTTCGGTTCTGCCCGGGTGGATGCCGCTGCCCTGCTGGACGCAGAGCTGGGCGACGTCGACTGGTCAGTTCCGCCGCCCGGCGCAGTGCACCTCACACTCAACGTTCCCAGCGGCAGGCTCGCTGCCATGGCGTTGGGGAACCCGGATGATCCCTGCGTGGTCCTGGTGCCCGGCGCCACGGGATCCAAAGAGGATTTTTCGCTCACGATGCCTGACCTGGCGGCCGCCGGATATTACGTACTGACGTACGATCTGGCCGGCCAGTACCAGTCGGCGTCGGCAGGGCCCGAAAATCTGGTGCCCCCCAGGAAGCATTACGACTACCGGTTGTTCGTGGACGACTTCGTGGCGGTCCTGGAAAGCACGGCCACCCCTGTGCATGTGGTGGCCTATTCCTTCGCAGGCATCATCGCCCAGCTCGCCTACGTTGAACGGCCGGATCTCTTCCGGTCCGTTACCTTTCTGGGGTGCCCGCCGGAGCCCGGCCAGAGCTTCCGGGGGGTGAACCGCATCGGCAGGTTCAGCACGTGGGTGAACGGCAGGGCCGGTGCCGCACTGCTGATTTGGGGGATCCGCAGCGGCCGGGTGGCGCATGTGCCGCCGGGGCGGCAGCGGTTTGTCAATTACCGCTTCCGCTTCACCCGCCGCGCCTCCATCCGCGATATCTACACCCTGATGCAGAACGTGCCGGATCTTCGGCACGAGCTGTCGGAGGCTTCGATCCCCAAGTTCGTGGCCGTGGGCGAGCACGACCTGTGGCCGCTGCAGCTGCACCGGCTGTTCGCGCAGGCAATCCGTGCCCGGATAGGCGTCTACAGGGGCGGGCACAGCCCCTGCGAAACTTCCCCGCACGAGTTCAGCCGCGATCTCCTGGCGCTCTATGCAAAGGGCGAGGAGGCATAG
- the nrdE gene encoding class 1b ribonucleoside-diphosphate reductase subunit alpha, translated as MPAAYKGLGYHELNAMLNLYGPNGEIQFGADREAAHQYFLQHVNNNTVFFHDLEEKLDYLVKNQYYERETLDQYTMNFIRELFNRAYKKKFRFETFLGAFKFYTSYTLKTFDGKRFLERYEDRVCMVALHLARGNEQLALQMVDEIIEGRFQPATPTFLNAGKKQRGELVSCFLLRIEDNMESIGRSINSALQLSKRGGGVAFALTNIREVGAPIKQIENQSSGVIPVMKLLEDSFSYANQLGARQGAGAVYLHAHHPDIYRFLDTKRENADEKIRIKTLSLGVVIPDITFELAKKDEDMYLFSPYDVERVYGMPFSDVSVTEKYYEMVDDSRIKKTKIKAREFFQTLAEIQFESGYPYIMFEDTVNRANPIDGKIIMSNLCSEILQVSQPTTYNDDLSYDETGKDISCNLGSLNIAKTMDSPDFGLTIETAIRSLSAVSDMSNITSVPSIAKGNDQSHAIGLGQMNLHGYLARERVHYGSEEGLDFTNIYFYSVVYHAVRASNLLAIETGQTFGGFEKSKYASGEFFDKYTEQEWVPQTEKVRELFKNVHIPTQADWLALKASVMEHGIYNQNLQAVPPTGSISYINNSTSSIHPVASKIEIRKEGKLGRVYYPAPYLTNDNLEYYQDAYEIGYEKVIDTYAAATQHVDQGLSLTLFFKDTATTRDINKAQIYAWKKGIKTIYYIRLRQLALEGTEVEGCVSCML; from the coding sequence ATGCCCGCTGCCTATAAGGGTCTTGGCTATCACGAGCTGAACGCCATGCTGAACCTCTATGGCCCCAATGGCGAAATTCAGTTCGGCGCCGACCGCGAGGCTGCGCACCAGTACTTCCTGCAGCACGTGAACAACAACACCGTGTTCTTCCATGACCTGGAGGAGAAGCTCGACTACCTGGTAAAGAACCAGTACTACGAGCGCGAGACGCTGGACCAGTACACGATGAACTTCATCCGTGAGCTGTTCAACCGTGCCTACAAGAAGAAGTTCCGGTTCGAGACCTTCCTGGGCGCCTTCAAGTTCTACACCTCGTACACGCTGAAGACGTTTGACGGCAAGCGTTTCCTGGAGCGCTATGAGGACCGCGTCTGCATGGTGGCCCTGCACCTTGCCCGCGGCAACGAACAGCTCGCCCTGCAGATGGTGGACGAAATCATTGAAGGCCGCTTCCAGCCGGCCACCCCCACGTTCCTGAACGCCGGCAAGAAGCAGCGCGGCGAGCTGGTCTCCTGCTTCCTGCTCCGCATCGAAGACAACATGGAGTCGATCGGCCGCTCCATCAACTCCGCCCTGCAGCTGTCCAAGCGCGGCGGCGGCGTGGCGTTCGCGCTGACCAACATCCGCGAGGTGGGTGCGCCCATCAAGCAGATCGAGAACCAGTCCTCCGGCGTCATCCCCGTGATGAAGCTCCTCGAGGACAGCTTCTCCTACGCCAACCAGCTCGGTGCCCGCCAGGGTGCGGGTGCCGTCTACCTGCACGCGCACCACCCGGACATCTACCGGTTCCTGGACACCAAGCGCGAGAACGCGGATGAGAAGATCCGCATCAAGACCCTCTCGCTGGGCGTTGTCATCCCGGACATCACGTTCGAGCTGGCCAAGAAGGACGAGGACATGTACCTGTTCTCGCCCTACGACGTGGAGCGCGTTTACGGCATGCCCTTCTCCGACGTCTCGGTCACCGAGAAGTACTACGAGATGGTGGACGATTCCCGGATCAAGAAGACCAAGATCAAGGCCCGCGAGTTCTTCCAGACCCTCGCCGAGATCCAGTTCGAGTCCGGCTACCCGTACATCATGTTCGAGGACACCGTGAACCGGGCCAACCCGATCGACGGCAAGATCATCATGTCCAACCTGTGCTCGGAAATCCTCCAGGTGTCCCAGCCCACCACGTACAACGATGACCTGTCCTACGACGAGACCGGCAAGGACATCTCCTGCAACCTGGGCTCGCTGAACATCGCGAAGACCATGGATTCCCCGGACTTCGGGCTCACCATCGAGACGGCCATCCGGTCCCTCTCTGCAGTGTCCGACATGTCCAACATCACCTCGGTGCCGTCCATCGCCAAGGGCAACGACCAGAGCCACGCCATCGGCCTGGGCCAGATGAACCTGCACGGCTACCTGGCGCGCGAGCGGGTCCACTACGGTTCCGAAGAGGGCCTGGACTTCACCAACATCTACTTCTACTCGGTGGTGTACCACGCGGTCCGGGCCTCGAACCTGCTGGCCATTGAGACCGGCCAGACGTTCGGCGGCTTCGAGAAGTCCAAGTACGCTTCCGGCGAGTTCTTCGATAAGTACACGGAGCAGGAGTGGGTGCCGCAGACCGAGAAGGTCCGCGAGCTGTTCAAGAACGTGCACATTCCCACGCAGGCTGACTGGCTGGCGCTGAAGGCCTCGGTCATGGAGCACGGCATCTACAACCAGAACCTGCAGGCTGTTCCGCCCACCGGCTCGATCTCCTACATCAACAACTCCACCTCCTCGATCCACCCGGTGGCGTCCAAGATCGAGATCCGCAAGGAAGGCAAGCTGGGCCGCGTGTACTACCCGGCGCCGTACCTGACGAACGACAACCTGGAGTACTACCAGGACGCGTACGAGATCGGCTACGAGAAGGTCATCGACACCTACGCCGCCGCCACCCAGCACGTGGACCAGGGCCTCTCCCTTACCCTGTTCTTCAAGGACACCGCCACCACGCGCGACATCAACAAGGCCCAGATCTACGCCTGGAAGAAGGGCATCAAGACCATCTACTACATCCGTCTCCGCCAGCTTGCGCTGGAAGGGACGGAGGTGGAGGGTTGCGTTTCATGTATGTTGTAG
- a CDS encoding nuclease-related domain-containing protein has product MVRAIGEMAVGRTLENLGPEWRVLHAVPVGAGSSDIDHVLIGPAGVFTINTKNHSGQSVWVAGRTLMVAGRKTRHLYNAAHEAARASKLLTAAAGFPVKVTAVVVILEPKTLTVKARPEQAAVVTDTQLPRWLRGFSPVLTWDELARISAAAVQPGTWHKRPSAQSDPLALQQGFAALRHLVVQARRRRAAWALSAPAVVFLTLTNAAAILQGLGGR; this is encoded by the coding sequence TTGGTACGTGCCATCGGCGAGATGGCCGTGGGAAGGACCCTGGAAAATCTGGGCCCCGAGTGGCGGGTTCTCCACGCAGTCCCGGTAGGCGCAGGATCATCCGACATCGACCACGTGCTGATCGGTCCGGCCGGCGTCTTCACCATCAACACAAAGAACCACTCCGGCCAGTCCGTCTGGGTGGCAGGCAGGACCCTCATGGTCGCGGGAAGGAAGACCCGGCACCTCTACAACGCTGCGCACGAGGCAGCACGCGCTTCAAAGCTGCTGACTGCAGCGGCGGGCTTTCCCGTGAAGGTGACTGCCGTCGTCGTCATTCTTGAGCCGAAGACCTTGACCGTCAAGGCGCGTCCCGAGCAGGCGGCCGTAGTCACCGACACCCAGCTGCCCCGGTGGCTGCGCGGATTCAGCCCGGTGCTCACCTGGGATGAACTCGCCCGCATCTCGGCGGCCGCCGTCCAGCCGGGGACGTGGCACAAGCGCCCGTCCGCTCAAAGCGACCCGCTGGCGTTGCAGCAAGGGTTCGCCGCGCTCCGGCACCTTGTGGTCCAGGCACGACGGCGGCGCGCGGCGTGGGCGCTGAGCGCTCCGGCAGTGGTCTTCCTGACGTTGACGAACGCGGCAGCCATCCTGCAGGGGTTGGGCGGGCGCTGA
- a CDS encoding DUF2087 domain-containing protein translates to MARIAREIMAPGEQLTERQVNERLLSYTDDVVLLRRYMVDFGIVERTPTGSSYSLVE, encoded by the coding sequence TTGGCGAGGATTGCCCGCGAAATCATGGCGCCCGGCGAGCAGCTCACCGAGAGGCAGGTCAACGAGCGGCTGCTCAGCTATACCGATGACGTGGTGCTGCTGCGCCGCTACATGGTCGACTTCGGCATCGTGGAGCGCACACCCACCGGCTCTTCCTACTCACTCGTGGAGTAA
- a CDS encoding DUF3090 domain-containing protein, with protein MPTLVHEFAWPDRVVIGTVGVPGARTFYLQVRAGSQIVSVALEKQQSALLAEKIDEILDQLITLEGNPFSVPTGTPIELVDNEPLESVEEQFRTGAMSLGWDPTTAQVVVEAYPITDVDADPDDDSLDQDGVEVPEMLLVRMPVGTARAFTKRTREVVGAGRPLCPLCGNPMDADGHICTPPMI; from the coding sequence ATGCCTACACTTGTCCACGAATTTGCTTGGCCTGATCGCGTCGTCATTGGCACCGTCGGTGTTCCGGGGGCCCGCACCTTCTACCTGCAGGTACGGGCGGGCTCGCAAATCGTGAGCGTCGCCCTGGAGAAGCAGCAATCCGCTCTCCTCGCCGAGAAGATCGACGAAATTCTCGACCAGCTCATCACCCTCGAAGGCAACCCTTTCAGCGTTCCCACGGGTACCCCCATCGAGCTGGTTGACAACGAACCGCTCGAGTCTGTCGAGGAGCAATTCCGGACGGGTGCCATGAGCCTAGGGTGGGACCCTACGACGGCGCAGGTGGTCGTCGAGGCGTACCCCATTACCGATGTCGATGCTGATCCTGACGACGATTCGCTTGATCAGGACGGCGTTGAGGTACCTGAAATGCTGTTGGTGCGGATGCCGGTGGGCACTGCCCGCGCCTTCACCAAACGAACACGCGAAGTGGTGGGCGCCGGACGTCCCCTCTGCCCGCTCTGCGGGAACCCCATGGACGCCGACGGGCATATCTGCACTCCTCCGATGATTTGA
- the nrdF gene encoding class 1b ribonucleoside-diphosphate reductase subunit beta, producing the protein MTEKVKLLSHVEAINWNRIQDDKDVDVWNRLVNNFWLPEKVPLSNDVQSWNTLTPAEQQLTMRVFTGLTLLDTIQGTVGAVSLIPDALTPHEEAVYTNIAFMESVHAKSYSSIFSTLASTKEIDEAFRWSTENENLQKKAQIVMDYYQGDDPLKRKVASTLLESFLFYSGFYLPMYWSSRAKLTNTADLIRLIIRDEAVHGYYIGYKFQRGLEAVSPERRQEIKDYTFELLFELYENEVQYTHDLYDGVGLAEDVKKFLHYNANKALMNLGYEAMFPASVTDVNPAILSALSPNADENHDFFSGSGSSYVIGKAVNTEDEDWDF; encoded by the coding sequence ATGACCGAGAAGGTCAAGCTGCTGAGCCACGTCGAGGCGATCAACTGGAACCGTATCCAGGACGACAAGGACGTGGATGTCTGGAACCGCCTGGTCAACAACTTCTGGCTGCCGGAGAAGGTGCCGCTGTCCAACGACGTCCAGTCCTGGAATACCCTGACGCCGGCCGAGCAGCAGCTCACCATGCGCGTCTTCACTGGACTGACCCTGCTGGACACCATCCAGGGCACGGTCGGTGCTGTCTCCCTGATTCCGGATGCGCTCACCCCGCACGAAGAGGCTGTCTACACGAACATCGCCTTCATGGAGTCGGTGCACGCCAAGAGCTACTCCTCCATCTTCTCCACGCTGGCCTCCACCAAGGAGATCGACGAGGCGTTCCGCTGGTCCACGGAGAACGAGAACCTTCAGAAGAAGGCCCAGATCGTCATGGACTACTACCAGGGCGACGACCCCCTGAAGCGCAAGGTCGCTTCCACGCTGCTGGAGAGCTTCCTTTTCTATTCGGGCTTCTACCTGCCCATGTACTGGTCCTCACGCGCCAAGCTGACGAACACGGCCGACCTGATCCGCCTGATCATCCGCGACGAGGCCGTGCACGGCTACTACATCGGCTACAAGTTCCAGCGCGGCTTGGAGGCCGTATCCCCGGAGCGCCGCCAGGAAATCAAGGACTACACATTCGAGCTGCTGTTTGAGCTGTACGAGAACGAAGTCCAGTACACGCACGATCTGTATGACGGAGTGGGCCTGGCCGAGGACGTCAAGAAGTTCCTGCACTACAACGCCAACAAGGCCCTGATGAACCTGGGCTACGAGGCGATGTTCCCGGCGTCCGTCACCGACGTGAACCCGGCGATCCTGTCGGCCCTGTCCCCGAACGCTGACGAGAACCACGACTTCTTCTCCGGCTCGGGCTCCTCCTACGTGATCGGCAAGGCCGTCAACACGGAAGATGAGGACTGGGACTTCTAG
- a CDS encoding TetR/AcrR family transcriptional regulator, whose protein sequence is MQAAWVEAGVHGPAGVSLTRIAAAVGLRQPSLYSHFPSKRALINAMFAVAAAELLALVEDAPYPDDSPRDAARLVARTLLEFGVSQPLHSGKRASPMARMWTYLRPSPQDWLFNSSQTSQAGSAGFPCWTLYWTCF, encoded by the coding sequence ATCCAGGCGGCTTGGGTCGAGGCAGGCGTGCATGGGCCGGCCGGCGTGTCGCTAACACGCATTGCAGCAGCAGTGGGTCTAAGACAACCGTCGTTGTACTCCCATTTTCCTTCGAAGAGGGCCCTCATAAATGCGATGTTTGCAGTAGCTGCAGCGGAACTTCTCGCGTTGGTCGAGGATGCGCCCTATCCGGACGACTCGCCACGGGACGCCGCCCGGCTGGTTGCCAGGACATTACTGGAGTTCGGAGTTTCCCAGCCCCTGCACTCTGGGAAGCGGGCATCACCGATGGCCCGGATGTGGACATATTTACGGCCATCACCGCAGGACTGGTTATTCAACAGCTCTCAAACGAGCCAGGCGGGAAGCGCTGGGTTTCCCTGCTGGACACTGTACTGGACATGTTTTTGA